Proteins encoded by one window of Thermococcus sp. Bubb.Bath:
- a CDS encoding aromatic amino acid transport family protein: MPVSNGVERKRVTTSHGRYYSARIAAQRRKKLIIIQNLRRRKGARGLRTSPIKVEGRGINEREALAVLVGTQIGAGVLGLPYAAAKVGLIPAIGVLIGVMVLMLGTAFITLRFSAEMGGAQMSTIANRTLGKAGGWLMYLSITLMSFGALLAYVAGMGQVFSSLFGVSETVGGFIFWVLASIVVYHGLEASGKTELIMSYVMLALFVGVTMMLVPHSRLENGLYADFSGVLSITGVAIFALGCHTIIPDVYKGLGSYEKTKRVVVLAFLIPTVIYAVFMTSFLLVFGRGTPEVATQGLEALYGRAGWLVGNLIPLLAITTSYIGIALAQQSNSEEFVRFKRPVAWGLTVIPPALVYFAGVRNFADVLAFAGDTGDMLAFIVLPLLIWGVEKIRGVRARSREKAPKTLPAP, from the coding sequence ATGCCAGTTTCGAACGGTGTTGAGAGAAAAAGAGTGACCACATCACACGGAAGGTATTATTCGGCGAGAATAGCGGCCCAGAGGCGAAAAAAGCTCATAATCATCCAGAATCTCCGAAGAAGGAAGGGTGCCCGGGGCCTAAGGACGAGCCCGATAAAGGTCGAGGGCAGGGGCATAAACGAGAGGGAAGCGCTGGCGGTTCTGGTGGGAACGCAGATAGGAGCCGGAGTGCTCGGACTCCCCTACGCCGCCGCTAAGGTGGGCCTCATTCCAGCCATCGGCGTCCTCATCGGAGTCATGGTCCTCATGCTCGGGACAGCCTTCATAACCCTGAGGTTCTCGGCGGAAATGGGCGGTGCCCAGATGAGCACGATAGCGAACAGAACGCTCGGAAAGGCCGGCGGCTGGCTCATGTATCTCAGCATAACCCTGATGAGCTTCGGCGCGCTTCTCGCATACGTTGCCGGTATGGGGCAGGTGTTCTCCAGCCTCTTCGGCGTCAGCGAGACAGTGGGCGGCTTCATCTTCTGGGTGCTGGCTTCGATCGTTGTCTACCACGGCCTTGAAGCGAGCGGAAAGACCGAGCTGATAATGAGCTACGTCATGCTGGCCCTCTTCGTGGGAGTTACCATGATGCTTGTTCCCCATTCCAGACTCGAAAACGGCCTCTACGCGGACTTCTCCGGGGTACTCAGCATAACCGGTGTTGCGATCTTCGCCCTCGGATGCCACACGATAATCCCCGACGTCTACAAGGGGCTTGGAAGCTACGAGAAGACGAAGAGGGTCGTTGTGCTCGCGTTCCTCATCCCAACGGTCATCTACGCGGTGTTCATGACCTCTTTCCTGCTGGTCTTCGGCAGGGGAACCCCGGAAGTGGCCACACAGGGCCTTGAGGCGCTCTACGGGAGGGCCGGCTGGCTCGTCGGCAACCTCATACCCCTGCTGGCCATAACGACGAGCTACATAGGGATAGCACTCGCCCAGCAGAGCAACAGCGAGGAGTTCGTGAGGTTCAAACGGCCAGTCGCGTGGGGTCTGACGGTAATTCCCCCCGCGCTCGTTTACTTTGCCGGAGTCCGGAACTTCGCGGATGTGCTGGCCTTCGCGGGCGACACCGGCGACATGCTGGCCTTCATAGTACTTCCGCTCCTCATCTGGGGAGTTGAAAAGATACGAGGGGTACGGGCAAGGTCTAGGGAGAAAGCCCCCAAGACCCTCCCGGCTCCATGA
- the glyA gene encoding serine hydroxymethyltransferase, with amino-acid sequence MAEGYREYRDKVLEFIEDHENWRKHTINLIASENVTSPSVTRAVASGFMHKYAEGWPKQRYYQGCKYVDEVELIGVELFTKLFGSDFADLRPISGTNANQAVFFGLTQPGDHIVSLHTSHGGHISHAAFGSAGMRGLNVHTWPFDNEEFNIDVDKAEKLIREVQPRLVVFGGSLYPFPHPVKELAPVAKEVGAYVMYDGAHVLGLIAGKQFQDPLREGADIITASTHKTFPGPQGGVILYKKFGETEEIAKLQWAIFPGVLSNHHLHHMAGKTLTAAEMLEYGEKYAAQIVKNAKALAEALAEEGFKVIGEDKGYTKSHQVIVDVSDLHEAAGGWAAPLLEEAGIILNKNLLPWDPLEKVNTPSGLRIGVQEMTRVGMMEDDMKEIAHFMKRVLLDREDPAKVRRDVYGFRAEFQKVYYSFDHGLPLKLRE; translated from the coding sequence ATGGCTGAAGGATACAGAGAGTACAGGGATAAAGTTCTGGAGTTTATTGAAGACCACGAGAACTGGAGGAAGCACACGATAAACCTCATCGCGAGCGAAAACGTGACTTCTCCGAGCGTTACGAGGGCCGTTGCAAGCGGCTTCATGCACAAATACGCCGAGGGCTGGCCAAAGCAGAGGTACTACCAAGGCTGCAAGTACGTTGATGAGGTTGAGCTCATCGGTGTCGAGCTCTTTACCAAGCTCTTCGGAAGCGACTTCGCCGATTTAAGGCCTATCTCCGGGACAAACGCCAATCAGGCGGTCTTCTTTGGGCTCACGCAGCCCGGTGACCACATAGTAAGCCTGCACACGAGCCACGGCGGCCACATAAGCCATGCCGCCTTTGGAAGCGCCGGAATGCGCGGACTCAACGTTCACACCTGGCCCTTCGACAACGAGGAGTTTAACATCGACGTTGACAAAGCTGAGAAGCTCATCCGCGAGGTCCAGCCCAGACTGGTGGTTTTCGGAGGCTCTCTCTACCCGTTCCCGCACCCGGTCAAGGAGCTCGCGCCGGTCGCCAAGGAAGTCGGCGCCTACGTAATGTACGACGGCGCCCACGTCCTCGGTCTCATCGCCGGAAAGCAGTTCCAGGACCCGCTCCGCGAGGGAGCCGACATAATAACCGCTTCAACCCACAAGACGTTCCCAGGTCCGCAGGGTGGTGTCATCCTCTACAAGAAGTTCGGTGAGACCGAGGAGATAGCCAAGCTCCAGTGGGCCATCTTCCCGGGTGTCCTCAGCAACCACCACCTCCACCACATGGCCGGGAAGACCCTCACCGCGGCTGAGATGCTCGAGTACGGCGAGAAGTATGCGGCCCAGATCGTCAAGAACGCCAAGGCCCTAGCCGAAGCTCTCGCTGAGGAGGGCTTCAAAGTTATCGGCGAGGACAAGGGTTACACCAAGAGCCACCAAGTCATAGTTGACGTCTCCGACCTCCACGAGGCCGCTGGAGGATGGGCGGCCCCGCTGCTTGAGGAGGCCGGCATAATCCTCAACAAGAACCTCCTCCCATGGGACCCGCTTGAGAAGGTCAACACTCCGAGCGGCCTCAGGATAGGTGTCCAGGAAATGACCCGCGTCGGAATGATGGAGGACGACATGAAGGAGATAGCCCACTTCATGAAGCGCGTCCTCCTTGACAGGGAAGACCCGGCCAAGGTCAGGAGAGATGTTTACGGCTTCCGCGCCGAGTTCCAGAAGGTCTACTACTCCTTTGACCACGGCCTCCCGCTCAAACTCAGGGAGTGA
- a CDS encoding phosphatase PAP2 family protein, with amino-acid sequence MGSVMVSSEVRDSLKRIASAVEDREVLIRLDVFLLLYFGWMGFTVLYDLIKEHSRDVTSQLLRLPFTSRSFVVASLKVVHEVPGLYQFLHGVYYIGFTGSIALTVFFILLYWRDLGSADELAARYLLAYSTCGIMYSLFHVYAPHYVYHIQVFSPDETYLTQPEFVLPSLHNTIAAVNILTLWKHRKKIWGALLIGLSSLVPFATVLLAQHWVYDALAGILLAMAIGKATEGHQIRVHESIRRMHVSKLRMAMVLGFIAMAYILIFAITTPKS; translated from the coding sequence ATGGGGAGTGTGATGGTCAGCAGTGAAGTCCGGGATTCCCTCAAGAGGATCGCCAGCGCAGTTGAGGACAGGGAGGTTCTTATAAGGTTGGACGTCTTTCTGCTCCTCTACTTTGGATGGATGGGCTTCACGGTTCTCTACGACCTGATAAAGGAGCACAGCAGGGACGTAACGTCCCAGCTTCTCCGACTTCCGTTCACTTCCAGGTCTTTCGTCGTTGCCTCTCTCAAAGTCGTCCACGAGGTTCCTGGCCTTTATCAGTTCCTCCACGGCGTGTACTACATTGGCTTTACGGGGTCGATAGCTCTCACGGTCTTCTTCATTCTGCTCTACTGGAGAGACCTTGGAAGTGCTGATGAGCTCGCCGCTCGCTATCTCCTGGCTTATTCCACATGTGGTATTATGTACTCCTTGTTCCACGTGTACGCCCCTCACTACGTGTACCACATTCAGGTCTTCTCCCCGGATGAAACTTATCTAACACAGCCGGAGTTCGTCCTCCCATCTCTTCACAACACAATTGCCGCGGTCAATATACTCACCTTGTGGAAGCACCGGAAGAAAATCTGGGGAGCTCTCCTTATAGGACTCAGCAGCCTCGTTCCGTTTGCCACGGTCCTCCTAGCTCAGCACTGGGTCTATGACGCCCTGGCAGGGATACTCTTGGCGATGGCCATCGGAAAAGCCACCGAGGGACACCAGATAAGGGTTCACGAGAGCATTAGAAGGATGCATGTGAGCAAGCTTCGGATGGCCATGGTTCTTGGGTTCATCGCTATGGCTTACATCCTAATCTTTGCGATAACCACCCCCAAGTCGTGA
- a CDS encoding HAD family hydrolase translates to MKIDVPNYGTVEFESVLFDLNGTLGTSGEVPEDVKRLLEKLADKYTVVVLSADTFGTLEREFEGLPVRIERVSNGEEKAEIAKGYAPYVAVGNGNNDVAMMESAELAFCVIGEEGATVDAMLAADIVVKDVKGAIKMLLDERKLIATLRG, encoded by the coding sequence ATGAAAATCGACGTCCCTAACTATGGAACTGTAGAGTTCGAGAGCGTCCTCTTCGACCTAAATGGCACGCTCGGAACTTCAGGGGAGGTACCGGAGGATGTTAAGCGCCTTCTTGAAAAGCTGGCAGATAAGTACACGGTTGTCGTTCTCAGCGCCGATACCTTTGGAACCCTTGAGAGGGAGTTCGAGGGGCTTCCAGTTAGAATAGAGCGTGTATCCAACGGAGAAGAGAAGGCGGAGATCGCAAAGGGATACGCCCCCTACGTGGCAGTGGGAAACGGAAACAATGACGTGGCTATGATGGAGAGTGCCGAGTTGGCCTTCTGCGTGATTGGGGAGGAAGGAGCAACGGTGGATGCCATGCTCGCCGCGGACATTGTTGTAAAAGACGTAAAGGGCGCCATCAAAATGCTCCTCGACGAGAGGAAGTTAATTGCAACTCTGAGAGGGTGA
- a CDS encoding YigZ family protein → MGYLTLKGLGTARIIIKKSVFIGYASPAGSEREAEEFISRVREYHSDATHNVFSYVINDGKNFAVRYDDNGEPKGSAGKPVLKVIQNRGLSNIVIVVTRYFGGIKLGYGGLVKAYGEAASLAIEKAGIVEVYETERFEVTFPYSLFHAVRETIENAGGRIVSEDYGNLVKFTVKTRKGEAESLMELITERTRGRAQTRALFMRSV, encoded by the coding sequence ATGGGATACCTGACGCTCAAGGGGCTGGGAACAGCCCGTATAATCATCAAGAAGTCCGTTTTCATAGGCTACGCCTCCCCCGCCGGCTCAGAGAGGGAAGCCGAGGAATTCATATCACGAGTGAGAGAGTACCACAGCGACGCGACCCACAACGTCTTCTCATACGTCATCAACGACGGAAAGAACTTTGCAGTGCGCTACGACGACAACGGGGAGCCCAAGGGTTCCGCCGGAAAGCCCGTGCTCAAGGTGATTCAGAACAGGGGGTTAAGCAACATCGTGATCGTAGTTACTAGGTACTTCGGTGGAATAAAACTGGGCTACGGTGGGCTCGTTAAGGCGTATGGGGAAGCGGCGAGTTTGGCAATAGAGAAAGCTGGCATCGTCGAGGTATATGAGACGGAACGCTTTGAGGTGACGTTCCCCTACAGCCTATTTCACGCGGTTAGGGAGACGATTGAGAATGCGGGTGGGAGGATAGTCAGCGAGGACTATGGAAACTTGGTCAAGTTCACAGTCAAAACAAGGAAAGGTGAAGCCGAGAGTTTAATGGAGTTAATTACCGAGAGAACACGAGGGAGGGCCCAGACTAGGGCACTCTTTATGAGGAGCGTTTGA
- a CDS encoding M42 family metallopeptidase, translating into MERVVEILKEILEIPSPTGYTKEVMAHIENLLRENGIKSYYTNKGALMAGNHPEPKLVVAAHVDTLGAMVKGILPDGHLSFTRVGGLLLPTFEGEYCTIITRSGKRYRGTLLLKNPSVHVNKDAGKKERTEENMYIRLDAEVEKKEDTEKLGIRPGDFIAFDPKFEYANGFVKAHFLDDKASVAVLIDLMLDLGAETLEKLPVAFFFSPYEEVGHGGSAGYPPSTKELLVVDMGVVGDGVYGKETAVSIGAKDSSGPYDYEMTTKLIELAEKRDIPHVVDVFPYYGSDGSAALRAGWDFRVALIGQGVHASHGMERTHVKGMLATKELIRAYIEETL; encoded by the coding sequence ATGGAGAGAGTAGTTGAGATTCTGAAGGAGATACTTGAGATACCCTCCCCCACGGGCTACACGAAAGAGGTCATGGCCCACATCGAGAACCTTCTGAGGGAGAACGGGATAAAGAGCTACTACACCAACAAGGGGGCCCTAATGGCGGGCAACCACCCCGAGCCGAAACTTGTGGTAGCGGCCCACGTTGATACACTGGGAGCCATGGTGAAGGGCATCCTCCCCGACGGGCACCTCAGCTTTACCAGGGTAGGCGGCCTCCTCCTTCCGACGTTCGAGGGCGAGTACTGCACAATAATAACCCGCTCCGGGAAGCGCTACCGTGGAACGCTCCTTCTTAAGAACCCGAGCGTCCACGTGAACAAAGATGCTGGGAAGAAGGAGAGAACCGAGGAAAACATGTACATCCGTCTCGATGCCGAGGTTGAAAAGAAGGAGGACACCGAGAAGCTTGGGATAAGGCCGGGCGACTTCATAGCCTTTGACCCGAAGTTCGAGTACGCCAACGGCTTCGTTAAGGCCCACTTCCTCGACGACAAGGCGAGCGTTGCGGTGCTCATTGACCTCATGCTCGACCTTGGCGCTGAAACCCTCGAAAAGCTCCCTGTGGCTTTCTTCTTCTCGCCCTACGAAGAGGTGGGTCACGGAGGTTCCGCTGGCTATCCCCCGAGCACGAAGGAGCTACTGGTTGTTGACATGGGCGTCGTCGGCGACGGGGTTTACGGTAAGGAAACGGCTGTCTCAATAGGCGCAAAGGACTCCAGCGGGCCGTATGACTACGAGATGACGACCAAACTAATCGAACTGGCTGAGAAGAGGGACATACCTCACGTCGTCGACGTCTTTCCCTACTACGGCTCCGATGGTTCCGCCGCCCTAAGGGCCGGCTGGGACTTCAGGGTTGCGCTCATCGGCCAGGGGGTCCACGCGAGCCACGGCATGGAGAGGACTCACGTTAAGGGCATGCTCGCCACGAAGGAGCTGATAAGGGCCTATATTGAGGAAACCCTTTGA
- a CDS encoding AEC family transporter, with protein sequence MDIYEMLTLIALGYVLKLVIKSEKPFDYLRFLTNDILLAFFVFGNVASKDLSYLLSIKTVFVYVFIIIGISLGFSYLYGRFALKNDPWAGALMVLSVYPNTAALGFPIASLFLKDITPAILYSTTNSLIVIPIVTFMAAHYSSGGASIRRSLEKALKFPPTGANLLALGLVIAGINLPNWFIEPIKTVGWWSIPLLIIYFGSRITLSRFELRKFLEVGTFRIGIPFIFVFLTLRRASPDVFYSVLVEASMPPAIAANAILAQYRLKAEEAISVTFVLTLIVIGLFIALKALL encoded by the coding sequence ATGGACATCTATGAGATGCTCACACTCATTGCGCTCGGATACGTCCTCAAGCTCGTGATTAAGTCTGAAAAGCCCTTCGATTACCTTCGTTTCCTGACAAACGACATCCTTCTGGCCTTCTTCGTCTTCGGCAACGTTGCAAGCAAGGATTTGAGTTACCTCCTTAGCATAAAGACGGTTTTCGTCTACGTCTTCATTATAATTGGAATAAGCCTCGGCTTCTCCTACCTCTACGGTCGCTTCGCCCTTAAAAACGACCCATGGGCCGGCGCGCTTATGGTTCTTTCGGTTTATCCCAACACCGCCGCCCTCGGCTTCCCGATAGCAAGCCTCTTCCTGAAGGATATAACGCCCGCGATACTCTACTCGACAACCAACAGCCTCATCGTAATCCCGATAGTGACGTTCATGGCAGCCCACTACTCCAGCGGCGGTGCCTCGATAAGGAGAAGCCTTGAAAAGGCCCTCAAGTTTCCGCCCACTGGAGCCAACCTGCTCGCCCTTGGCCTCGTCATCGCTGGGATTAACCTTCCTAACTGGTTCATCGAGCCGATTAAGACAGTCGGCTGGTGGAGTATTCCCCTGCTGATAATCTACTTTGGCTCGCGGATAACCCTCAGCAGATTCGAGCTCAGGAAGTTCCTTGAGGTAGGGACCTTCAGGATAGGGATTCCCTTCATCTTCGTCTTCCTCACTCTGAGAAGAGCCAGCCCAGATGTGTTCTACTCCGTTTTGGTTGAAGCGAGCATGCCGCCGGCTATAGCGGCAAACGCGATTCTTGCACAGTACAGACTTAAAGCTGAGGAGGCGATAAGCGTTACCTTCGTGCTGACGCTCATCGTTATCGGTCTCTTTATAGCCCTAAAGGCGCTTCTCTGA
- a CDS encoding MMPL family transporter, which translates to MAWNDWIVKHAKLIIALWVVTIILATPLAMKLSNVTNYSMSQFLPKHVESVEVQNDMTKYFPSFAQNNNMTYMIITNINVSSPEAKEAYERFKVEASPYGSNFTSYYDAVDLLHNESYGIALNLTKTTANLTEILYNSAVNASDAYGITLTQIENLSNQVKVLNGTVPELARAYLSLETNLTVLYNQSLALKMTLNQTDTAYVELHQNLTKASEQLKSLNSTIAGLNVGLYNLSDSYAKTYLGTIGTYDALVQSGAYEMGLNNKTAQGIAIQLGVPVEFVYAVYNATYPAYSTYGATSITDGFLANVTKGIALSRINEPMQKNLAEAYSVAFYHGVTTFDKEMGCNYTLIHLGKDAAKPVSEIANKSLENLPFVIEEAGGSFEVPGFGKVPAQTLAYIANVSIGLGRNPSSLEVENATIGVAKVPMKGSPLLEMPNAEGILRTLLVYGPTGELETNLLASALREKLPTEQKALAEPIAKTVVSFDTNATGVLAKNPEMLKKATVSLLAQLANGRGVELPESVISQVYDSNGNVTAIAKELLIQKTAERVGSEKAAEIIVNEVLKNPEELVKGTGVKEAVREIITSLAGNAPVDIGKVVNELYAGESTGEIAYGLFEKGVNEKLANVTAPEDVKKTLKGIMLAVARNYPISDSQIQALVKERTAGLVGKLVGKINLGVPLHVNTTQLVDVAFRFRDDPGKITREDVKPVEEQVYPSVYGLAKDYISMLKSPNNTTMLVSMVPKGAGVTNAEEQSRIPYENTLKAKEVLLKEMRKHFPEAEAYISGTPVQTYELVHYGEEDDSRTTKFSFIGALIVLFIILGTALLATLLPFTGVATAILTALGILYLLAKGNVINVGSWARTITMTTSLGLGIDYSTYYLHRFKEHLAEGYDHNRAASEALRKTKDAILASASVDVVAFASFMLAWEFPIFKEMGIIVPTAVLVVFAASLTLIPAITVLIGDRPAFWWPRHVGHVKESDIHKESRIARWSVKHAKAVLLIFLLLLAPAVYTFANFNGTHDIKLFLPKDSETYHFLEISQSKLGADVMGATYVLVKFNHNVTNSDLSTINGVVRNIERIDGVKYVYTITQPYGKSVNASLSQLQAIGGGRYLSSSGNMVLIEVVSRYQSTTPQAHKIVMSIRSLLKGYESSGKIAKGMVGGGAALDIDLSNLINDIFWHRMLPVALVLMFLLLIPTLKGIPAVISTMATVGTGVLLSIAVSTWLFQRLFGQEIMWFLPLLVFIVLMGVGIDYNSFYLVKARDEFERRSPKDALIVAAGTMDLVVIGLATVLGTTYGALMTSSMWGMREMGFALASGVLITATLAVYFLGPAMMSLFGEKAWWPLFKNHSRSEAAGKKEK; encoded by the coding sequence ATGGCTTGGAACGACTGGATTGTGAAGCACGCGAAGCTCATCATCGCCCTTTGGGTTGTTACCATAATTCTCGCCACACCGCTGGCAATGAAGCTTAGCAACGTCACCAATTACAGTATGAGCCAGTTCCTACCAAAGCACGTTGAGTCGGTCGAAGTTCAGAATGATATGACAAAATATTTTCCTAGCTTTGCTCAGAACAATAATATGACTTACATGATCATCACCAACATCAATGTCAGCAGTCCTGAGGCAAAGGAAGCATACGAACGGTTTAAGGTCGAAGCGAGTCCCTACGGGAGCAACTTCACCTCTTACTATGATGCCGTTGATCTGCTCCACAACGAGTCTTACGGGATTGCCCTCAACCTCACGAAAACCACGGCCAACCTGACGGAGATACTCTATAACTCTGCGGTAAACGCGAGCGATGCCTACGGGATAACGCTCACTCAGATCGAGAACCTCAGCAACCAGGTTAAAGTCCTGAACGGGACTGTCCCCGAACTTGCTAGGGCATACCTTTCGCTCGAGACTAACCTGACTGTGCTCTACAACCAAAGTCTCGCCCTTAAAATGACCCTCAACCAGACCGATACAGCATACGTGGAACTCCATCAGAACCTGACCAAAGCAAGCGAGCAGTTGAAGAGTTTGAACTCCACGATAGCGGGACTGAACGTCGGTCTCTACAACCTGAGCGACAGCTATGCCAAAACGTACCTTGGCACTATTGGAACCTACGACGCACTCGTTCAATCTGGAGCCTATGAGATGGGACTCAACAACAAAACGGCTCAGGGCATTGCCATCCAGCTGGGCGTTCCGGTCGAGTTCGTCTATGCGGTTTACAATGCGACGTATCCTGCCTACTCGACCTATGGGGCAACCTCCATAACCGACGGCTTCCTGGCCAACGTCACAAAGGGGATAGCTCTCAGCCGCATAAACGAACCAATGCAGAAGAACCTGGCCGAAGCGTACTCAGTTGCCTTTTATCATGGTGTCACAACCTTTGATAAAGAGATGGGGTGCAACTACACCCTTATCCATCTCGGGAAGGATGCAGCTAAACCCGTCAGCGAGATAGCGAATAAGTCCCTTGAGAATCTCCCGTTCGTCATAGAAGAGGCTGGAGGAAGCTTTGAGGTTCCAGGATTCGGGAAGGTTCCAGCACAAACTCTGGCATACATCGCCAACGTTTCCATAGGTCTGGGAAGAAACCCATCATCCCTTGAGGTGGAGAACGCAACTATTGGAGTGGCCAAAGTCCCGATGAAGGGCAGTCCCCTCTTGGAGATGCCGAACGCCGAGGGGATACTCAGAACACTTCTCGTTTACGGCCCGACAGGGGAGCTTGAAACCAACCTGCTCGCCAGTGCGCTTAGGGAGAAGCTTCCAACCGAACAGAAAGCTTTAGCAGAGCCTATAGCGAAGACCGTTGTTAGCTTTGACACAAACGCCACGGGGGTTCTTGCTAAAAACCCTGAAATGTTGAAGAAGGCAACGGTTTCACTCCTCGCCCAGCTGGCTAATGGGAGAGGTGTTGAGCTCCCGGAGAGTGTTATAAGTCAGGTCTACGACTCTAACGGAAACGTCACAGCAATAGCGAAGGAACTCCTGATTCAGAAGACTGCCGAGAGAGTGGGGAGCGAGAAGGCGGCCGAGATCATAGTCAACGAGGTCCTCAAGAACCCAGAGGAGCTGGTCAAGGGGACCGGAGTAAAGGAAGCCGTCAGAGAGATAATAACAAGCCTAGCCGGAAACGCACCGGTAGACATTGGGAAGGTTGTGAACGAGCTTTATGCCGGTGAAAGCACCGGGGAGATAGCATACGGCCTGTTCGAGAAAGGTGTCAACGAGAAACTTGCCAACGTTACCGCCCCAGAGGACGTCAAGAAGACCCTGAAAGGAATAATGCTGGCCGTCGCCAGGAACTATCCCATAAGCGACTCCCAGATTCAGGCTCTAGTTAAGGAGAGAACCGCAGGACTGGTTGGAAAACTCGTTGGGAAGATCAACCTCGGCGTCCCGCTTCACGTGAACACAACCCAGCTCGTTGATGTAGCCTTCAGGTTTAGGGATGACCCGGGGAAAATAACGAGGGAAGATGTTAAACCTGTAGAGGAGCAGGTTTACCCGTCCGTTTATGGCCTTGCGAAGGATTATATAAGCATGCTCAAGAGTCCCAACAATACCACAATGCTGGTATCGATGGTTCCAAAGGGTGCCGGCGTAACAAACGCTGAGGAGCAGAGCAGGATTCCCTACGAAAACACGCTCAAGGCTAAGGAGGTTCTTCTGAAAGAAATGAGAAAGCACTTCCCGGAGGCCGAAGCTTACATCAGTGGAACGCCGGTTCAGACCTATGAGCTGGTGCACTATGGGGAGGAAGACGACAGCAGAACCACAAAGTTCAGCTTCATAGGGGCCCTGATAGTGCTCTTCATAATCCTTGGGACGGCACTCCTGGCGACGCTCCTGCCCTTCACAGGTGTTGCCACCGCAATACTCACCGCTCTAGGGATTCTATATCTACTCGCAAAGGGGAATGTGATAAACGTTGGAAGCTGGGCACGGACGATCACCATGACGACCTCACTTGGTCTCGGTATAGACTACTCAACTTACTACTTACACCGCTTCAAGGAACATCTTGCAGAGGGCTACGATCACAACAGGGCCGCAAGTGAGGCGTTAAGAAAAACAAAGGATGCCATACTCGCGAGTGCCTCCGTTGATGTGGTAGCCTTCGCAAGCTTTATGCTAGCTTGGGAGTTCCCAATATTTAAAGAAATGGGTATAATAGTGCCCACAGCAGTGTTGGTTGTCTTCGCCGCCAGTCTGACCCTCATACCAGCCATAACCGTCCTCATCGGAGACAGGCCAGCCTTCTGGTGGCCAAGACACGTAGGGCACGTTAAGGAGAGCGACATTCATAAAGAGAGCAGAATTGCCAGATGGTCAGTCAAACACGCCAAGGCGGTGTTGCTTATATTCCTCCTCCTGCTTGCTCCGGCAGTTTACACCTTTGCTAACTTCAACGGGACACATGACATCAAGCTGTTCCTGCCAAAGGACAGCGAAACCTACCACTTCCTTGAAATAAGTCAGAGCAAGCTCGGGGCCGACGTGATGGGTGCCACCTACGTCCTGGTTAAGTTCAATCATAACGTCACCAATAGCGACCTTTCAACAATCAACGGAGTAGTGAGGAACATCGAGAGGATAGACGGCGTCAAGTATGTTTACACCATTACCCAGCCCTATGGAAAGTCCGTAAACGCGAGCCTTAGCCAGCTCCAGGCTATAGGTGGCGGCAGGTATCTCTCGAGCTCGGGCAACATGGTTCTCATCGAGGTAGTCAGCAGGTACCAGTCAACGACCCCCCAGGCCCACAAGATAGTTATGAGCATTAGGAGCCTCTTGAAAGGCTATGAATCCAGCGGGAAGATAGCCAAGGGCATGGTGGGCGGTGGTGCGGCACTCGACATCGACCTCAGCAACCTGATCAATGACATATTCTGGCACAGGATGCTGCCAGTAGCGTTGGTGCTAATGTTCCTGCTACTCATACCGACGCTCAAGGGCATTCCAGCGGTGATCTCGACGATGGCAACAGTAGGCACCGGGGTACTCCTCAGCATAGCAGTATCAACATGGCTCTTCCAGCGGCTCTTTGGACAGGAGATTATGTGGTTCCTGCCGCTGCTGGTGTTCATCGTACTCATGGGGGTTGGTATTGACTACAACAGCTTCTACCTAGTTAAGGCCAGGGATGAGTTTGAGCGCCGCTCTCCCAAGGACGCCCTCATAGTTGCGGCGGGAACGATGGACCTCGTCGTCATCGGCCTAGCAACGGTGTTAGGAACCACGTACGGTGCACTGATGACCAGTTCAATGTGGGGGATGAGGGAAATGGGCTTTGCACTTGCCTCGGGGGTTCTGATAACAGCAACACTTGCCGTTTATTTCCTTGGCCCGGCAATGATGAGCCTCTTCGGTGAAAAGGCCTGGTGGCCGCTGTTCAAGAACCACAGCCGTAGTGAAGCCGCTGGGAAGAAGGAAAAGTGA